The following are encoded in a window of Methanobrevibacter ruminantium M1 genomic DNA:
- the hypA gene encoding hydrogenase maturation nickel metallochaperone HypA, translated as MHELAMAQGILNAVLETAEANNAIEVTEIVIEIGKLAMLNPEQLKFMLGVLCSETIAENAELIVEDIDVEIKCHNCDFEGVANVDDSDHYAPMILCPKCESHRVEVKNGKDVTVRNISIEKEDE; from the coding sequence ATGCACGAATTAGCTATGGCTCAAGGAATTTTAAATGCAGTGCTGGAAACTGCAGAGGCTAACAATGCAATTGAGGTAACTGAAATAGTTATTGAAATTGGCAAATTGGCTATGCTTAATCCGGAACAATTGAAATTTATGTTAGGTGTCTTATGTTCCGAGACAATCGCAGAGAATGCTGAACTTATTGTAGAGGATATTGATGTTGAAATCAAGTGCCACAACTGTGACTTTGAAGGAGTCGCTAATGTTGATGACAGCGATCATTATGCTCCTATGATTTTATGTCCAAAATGCGAAAGTCATAGGGTGGAAGTCAAAAACGGCAAGGATGTAACCGTTAGAAACATTAGTATTGAAAAAGAGGACGAATAA
- a CDS encoding ribose-phosphate diphosphokinase, giving the protein MIIGGSASQKLAANVAKELGDVLCPIETKKFPDGERYIRIKSEVDKEVTIIQSTGFPQDENLVELLFLIRTVKDLGAEHVKVVVPYLGYGRQELRFKDGEAISAQLVANLIEESGADEFISINLHEDSVRDFFNIPTANLSAMPPIAEYIANTVENPIIIAPDKGALGFAEEIAEILGCNCTYMSKVRLGPDKVETTIVDIHSDFDSEDLAKVKKDSKVNIDSVKDKEAIIIDDIIATGGTIVNAIGILKEHGAKSVDVYCVHPVLVNDAVLKISAAGARELASTDTLKSDVSSISVAKIIADVLR; this is encoded by the coding sequence ATGATTATTGGTGGTTCAGCATCACAAAAACTAGCGGCTAATGTTGCAAAGGAATTAGGGGATGTTTTATGTCCTATAGAAACTAAAAAATTCCCTGACGGTGAGAGATATATCAGAATTAAATCAGAAGTGGATAAGGAAGTTACAATTATCCAATCCACTGGTTTTCCTCAAGATGAAAACTTGGTTGAACTTTTATTTTTAATCAGGACTGTCAAGGACTTAGGTGCAGAGCATGTTAAAGTGGTTGTGCCTTATTTAGGATATGGCAGACAGGAATTAAGATTTAAAGATGGGGAAGCTATTTCCGCTCAATTGGTAGCTAACCTAATTGAGGAATCAGGTGCTGATGAGTTCATTTCAATCAATCTCCATGAGGACAGCGTTAGAGACTTCTTCAACATTCCAACTGCAAATCTTTCAGCAATGCCTCCTATTGCAGAATATATTGCAAACACTGTGGAAAATCCAATAATTATTGCTCCGGATAAGGGCGCTTTAGGATTTGCAGAAGAGATCGCTGAAATCTTAGGATGCAATTGCACTTATATGAGCAAAGTCAGATTAGGTCCTGATAAGGTGGAAACTACTATTGTAGACATTCACAGCGATTTTGACAGCGAAGATTTGGCTAAAGTAAAGAAAGACTCTAAGGTAAATATAGATTCTGTAAAGGATAAGGAAGCAATCATCATTGACGACATCATAGCAACCGGAGGAACAATCGTCAATGCAATTGGCATATTAAAGGAGCACGGCGCTAAATCAGTAGATGTCTATTGTGTTCACCCAGTTCTTGTAAACGATGCTGTATTGAAGATATCTGCAGCTGGAGCTCGTGAATTGGCAAGTACAGATACCTTAAAATCAGATGTCAGTTCAATATCCGTTGCTAAGATCATTGCTGATGTCTTAAGATAA
- the hypB gene encoding hydrogenase nickel incorporation protein HypB, protein MHKVADVEVAKNIMDANAKLAHKNLHLLEDHDIFCVDFVGAIGSGKTALIEEIIENVDEKIGVIAGDVISKFDAGRIESHNVPVVGLNTGKECHLDAHLVGHGLGDLPLDDIDYLFIENVGNLICPVDFELGSHMRVVVVSVTEGDDTVEKHPLIFQNSDLVIINKIDLAEAVGASVDKMVCDAKRLNPDVKVITSSLKEGKGLDEVIAAIEDCKAHVAEHHHHHDHEHEHDHSHDHEHSHGHDHSHSHEHSH, encoded by the coding sequence ATGCATAAAGTTGCTGATGTTGAAGTAGCAAAGAACATTATGGATGCCAATGCAAAATTGGCACATAAGAATTTACATTTATTGGAAGACCACGATATCTTTTGTGTAGACTTTGTAGGAGCAATCGGATCTGGTAAAACAGCTCTTATTGAAGAGATTATTGAAAATGTTGATGAAAAAATCGGTGTAATCGCTGGGGATGTAATCAGCAAGTTTGATGCAGGCAGAATTGAATCTCACAATGTTCCTGTAGTCGGATTGAACACCGGCAAGGAATGTCACTTGGATGCCCACTTGGTGGGTCACGGATTAGGTGACTTGCCTCTTGATGATATTGATTATCTATTCATTGAAAATGTGGGAAACCTTATCTGTCCTGTCGACTTTGAATTAGGCTCACATATGAGAGTTGTGGTTGTAAGCGTTACTGAAGGTGACGACACTGTAGAGAAACACCCTCTTATCTTCCAAAACTCTGACCTTGTTATAATCAATAAGATTGACTTGGCAGAAGCTGTTGGAGCTAGCGTTGATAAGATGGTATGTGATGCAAAACGTCTTAATCCTGATGTTAAGGTTATTACTTCAAGCTTAAAAGAAGGAAAAGGTTTAGATGAAGTAATTGCTGCTATTGAAGATTGCAAGGCTCATGTAGCTGAACATCATCACCATCATGACCATGAGCATGAGCATGACCACAGTCACGACCATGAGCACAGTCATGGCCATGACCATAGTCACAGTCATGAACATTCCCATTAA